The following proteins are encoded in a genomic region of Corallococcus soli:
- a CDS encoding diacylglycerol kinase — MTVPAPHRPQFPSRRSNGLFASFGHAWAGLIHTVAWQRNMRIHLISGVLVGLVGSGIPLGLAEKVTLIFCVLLIFFAEILNSALEQLVDLAVQQFDEKARLTKDAAAAGVLVLAGGTVVIFAAILINYWETVRTSTDAILRQVALGLPLAGCATVLVLPQPRPVAIDVVAFLAGCGLLALTAPTSASLVFTALTAALLFIAGAAARERRRHPQP; from the coding sequence ATGACCGTTCCTGCACCACACCGCCCCCAGTTTCCCTCCCGCCGCAGCAACGGACTGTTCGCGTCGTTCGGACATGCGTGGGCGGGGCTCATCCACACCGTCGCCTGGCAGCGCAACATGCGCATCCACCTCATCTCCGGCGTGCTGGTGGGGCTGGTGGGCAGCGGCATCCCGCTGGGGCTCGCGGAGAAGGTGACGCTCATCTTCTGCGTGCTGCTCATCTTCTTCGCGGAGATCCTCAACAGCGCGCTGGAGCAGCTGGTCGACCTGGCCGTGCAGCAGTTCGACGAGAAGGCCCGGCTCACCAAGGACGCGGCCGCCGCGGGCGTGCTCGTGCTCGCCGGGGGCACCGTCGTCATCTTCGCCGCCATCCTCATCAACTACTGGGAGACGGTGCGCACCAGCACCGACGCCATCCTCCGGCAGGTCGCGCTGGGCCTGCCCCTGGCCGGCTGCGCCACGGTGCTCGTGCTGCCCCAGCCCCGGCCGGTGGCCATCGACGTGGTCGCGTTCCTCGCGGGCTGCGGGCTGCTCGCGCTGACGGCGCCCACCTCCGCCAGCCTCGTGTTCACCGCGCTCACCGCCGCGCTGCTCTTCATCGCCGGCGCGGCGGCCCGCGAGCGCAGGCGCCATCCCCAGCCCTGA
- a CDS encoding golvesin C-terminal-like domain-containing protein, whose product MRTSLPSWSRPLALALLFTGVLARAQGAPAPVTPTFEGDDLGLEPPGVHYLPAPGPRAHEQRRLSPQEPPVVRREARDAKPGVGVKVAGVPQTRLGEGALSGKVIYLSPGHGFYRDNGLKRWATQRPNSWGVVEDFISVEVVSQELLPLLVGAGATVVPVRETDLNPLLAIVDDGQAGYTEAGDAGRFHAAEQKGWGAPPVPMGNNVEPFTLGTTRTLDTAATVTATATWTPDVPADAAYHVYVSYGSDPSRATDAHYVVKHAGGESHFRVNQRRHGGTWVLLGRFFFKAGQHPESGAVLLQNDSAAGAGATLSVDAVRLGGGRGLMGDAAQGPLARPRFEESARYHVQYSGAPFSVYAPSGANALSNERNADVTSRPRFAAWLHEEGEDAVYVAWHTNAGTSGNVRGTEAYVYGPNPVDGTLNFTGVKGSDVMARALLAQLEADLKREVDPAWRVRALRSANLGEVNPTHNPEMPSVLLEMAYHDNATDAATLKEARVRHVAARAIVQGLIKYFAARDGVPAHLPPEAPGAVAARNATPGAVEVKWTAPAQVTSEEGRDAPTGYRLYQSADGRAWDEGTAVQGTEATVTLAEGTVRYFRVSAVNAGGESFPSATVGVRVGAAAPVLLVNAYERLDATVACGEALDPYDLSAPVRVFLEAMNDGSYLRQHGAAFAQAAVAFDSATGNAVAAGLVSPAGYRLVDWSTGRGGVGGAGLTRTEQDALRAFVTGGGHLLLSGGRTVSTLAAGSAEDQLFLADILRASIATGAPAFQVEGSAGGLLSDLTAAPLDDGTLGAYPVGVTDVLAATGGGADVLRYAGTALGAGLLSGTAPAGQVLVLGFPFEGLASGRERSRLVGAFLVRAGLLAQAPPLPDADVTPAVSPRPLTSCVAVRERNPHPPVDPPPVDPPPEPTVVPLLPSEYFGKADTGCGCGAGEAGTASGLWVLVGVIVQLRRARAKASHAKR is encoded by the coding sequence ATGCGAACCTCCCTCCCGTCCTGGTCGCGCCCCCTGGCGCTGGCCCTGCTCTTCACCGGTGTCCTCGCGCGAGCGCAGGGCGCCCCCGCTCCCGTCACGCCGACCTTCGAGGGGGATGACCTGGGCCTGGAGCCGCCCGGTGTTCACTATCTGCCAGCCCCGGGGCCCCGGGCGCACGAGCAGCGCCGGCTGTCCCCCCAGGAGCCGCCGGTGGTGCGGCGCGAGGCGCGCGACGCGAAGCCCGGCGTCGGGGTGAAGGTGGCGGGCGTGCCGCAGACGCGGCTGGGCGAGGGCGCGCTGTCCGGCAAGGTCATCTACCTGAGCCCCGGACACGGCTTCTACCGGGACAACGGGCTGAAGCGCTGGGCGACGCAGCGGCCCAACAGCTGGGGCGTGGTGGAGGACTTCATCTCCGTGGAGGTGGTGTCCCAGGAGCTGCTGCCCCTGCTGGTGGGCGCGGGCGCCACGGTGGTGCCGGTGCGGGAGACGGACCTGAACCCGCTGCTCGCCATCGTGGACGACGGACAGGCGGGCTACACGGAAGCGGGCGATGCGGGCCGCTTCCACGCCGCCGAACAGAAGGGGTGGGGGGCTCCGCCGGTGCCCATGGGCAACAACGTGGAGCCGTTCACGCTGGGCACCACGCGCACGCTGGACACGGCGGCCACCGTCACCGCGACGGCGACGTGGACCCCGGACGTGCCGGCGGACGCGGCCTACCACGTCTATGTCTCCTATGGCTCGGACCCGTCGCGCGCGACGGACGCGCACTACGTGGTGAAGCACGCGGGCGGGGAGAGCCACTTCCGCGTGAACCAGCGGCGCCACGGCGGGACGTGGGTGCTGCTGGGCCGCTTCTTCTTCAAGGCGGGCCAGCACCCGGAGTCGGGCGCGGTGCTGCTCCAGAACGACTCGGCGGCCGGCGCGGGCGCGACGCTGTCGGTGGACGCGGTGCGGCTGGGCGGCGGCCGGGGCCTGATGGGGGACGCGGCGCAGGGGCCGCTCGCGCGCCCCCGCTTCGAGGAGAGCGCGCGCTACCACGTGCAGTACAGCGGGGCGCCCTTCAGCGTGTACGCCCCGTCGGGGGCGAACGCGCTGTCCAACGAGCGCAACGCGGACGTGACGTCCCGGCCGCGCTTCGCCGCGTGGCTGCACGAAGAGGGCGAGGACGCCGTCTACGTGGCGTGGCACACCAACGCGGGCACGTCCGGCAACGTCAGGGGCACGGAGGCCTACGTCTACGGGCCGAACCCGGTGGACGGCACCCTCAACTTCACGGGCGTGAAGGGCAGCGACGTGATGGCGCGTGCGCTGCTCGCGCAGCTGGAGGCGGACCTCAAGCGCGAGGTGGATCCCGCCTGGCGCGTGCGCGCCCTGCGCTCGGCGAACCTGGGCGAGGTGAACCCCACGCACAACCCGGAGATGCCCAGCGTGCTGCTGGAGATGGCGTACCACGACAACGCGACGGACGCGGCGACGCTCAAGGAGGCCCGCGTGCGCCACGTGGCCGCGCGCGCCATCGTGCAGGGGCTCATCAAGTACTTCGCGGCCCGCGACGGCGTGCCCGCGCACCTGCCGCCGGAGGCCCCGGGCGCGGTGGCGGCGCGCAACGCGACGCCGGGCGCGGTGGAGGTGAAGTGGACCGCGCCGGCGCAGGTCACGTCGGAGGAGGGCCGCGACGCGCCGACGGGCTACCGCCTCTATCAGAGCGCGGACGGCCGGGCCTGGGACGAGGGCACGGCGGTGCAGGGCACCGAGGCCACCGTCACGCTGGCCGAAGGCACGGTGCGCTACTTCCGCGTCTCCGCGGTGAACGCGGGCGGTGAGTCGTTCCCGTCCGCCACGGTGGGCGTGCGCGTGGGCGCCGCCGCGCCCGTGCTGCTCGTCAACGCGTACGAGCGGCTGGACGCGACGGTGGCCTGCGGAGAAGCGTTGGACCCCTACGACCTGTCGGCCCCGGTGCGCGTCTTCCTGGAGGCGATGAACGACGGCAGCTACCTGCGCCAGCACGGCGCGGCGTTCGCCCAGGCGGCGGTGGCCTTCGACAGCGCGACGGGCAACGCCGTGGCGGCGGGGCTCGTGTCGCCCGCCGGCTACCGGCTGGTGGACTGGTCCACCGGGCGCGGCGGCGTGGGGGGCGCGGGGCTGACGCGGACCGAACAGGACGCCCTGCGCGCGTTCGTCACCGGGGGCGGGCACCTGCTGCTGTCGGGGGGGCGCACCGTGTCCACGCTCGCGGCGGGCAGCGCGGAGGATCAGCTCTTCCTCGCGGATATCCTGCGGGCGTCCATCGCCACGGGGGCGCCCGCGTTCCAGGTGGAGGGCTCGGCGGGCGGCTTGCTCTCGGACCTGACCGCCGCGCCGCTGGACGACGGGACGCTCGGGGCCTATCCGGTGGGCGTCACCGACGTGCTGGCGGCGACGGGCGGGGGCGCGGACGTGCTGCGCTACGCCGGGACGGCGCTGGGCGCGGGGCTCCTGTCCGGCACGGCGCCGGCCGGACAGGTGCTGGTGCTGGGCTTCCCCTTCGAGGGCCTCGCGTCGGGCCGGGAGCGCTCCCGGCTGGTGGGGGCGTTCCTGGTGCGCGCCGGGCTGCTCGCCCAGGCGCCGCCCCTGCCGGACGCGGACGTGACGCCGGCGGTGAGCCCCCGGCCGCTGACGTCCTGCGTGGCGGTGCGTGAGCGCAACCCGCATCCCCCCGTGGATCCACCCCCGGTGGATCCGCCGCCCGAGCCGACCGTCGTCCCGCTGCTGCCGTCCGAATATTTCGGCAAGGCGGACACCGGCTGTGGGTGCGGGGCGGGGGAGGCGGGAACGGCCTCCGGGCTCTGGGTGTTGGTCGGGGTGATTGTTCAGCTCCGACGTGCGCGCGCGAAGGCGTCCCACGCGAAGCGTTGA
- the gap gene encoding type I glyceraldehyde-3-phosphate dehydrogenase has translation MATKIAINGFGRIGRCILRAALSRKEDLEIVAINDLDKPSALAHLFKYDSVHRTWPGEVKSTDKGIVVDGREIAVTAEKDPTALPWKSMNVDVVLECTGRFTGREGAEKHLKAGAKKVIISAPAKGPDLTIAYGINHDQYDASKHHIVSNASCTTNCLAPIAKVLVDNFGIESGLMTTVHSYTNDQRILDLTHDDMRRARAAALSMIPTSTGAAKAIGEVIPSLKGKMHGISVRVPTPNVSLVDLTVNTTRKVTAEEVIEAYRKAAAGPLKGVLEFSDAQTVSVDYNGNPHSAIFDSTNCFVMGDTMLKVMAWYDNEWGFSNRMVDTAKFLVSKGL, from the coding sequence ATGGCCACCAAGATCGCCATCAACGGCTTCGGACGCATCGGTCGCTGCATCCTTCGCGCCGCGCTCAGCCGCAAGGAAGACCTCGAGATCGTCGCCATCAACGACCTCGACAAGCCGTCGGCGCTGGCCCACCTGTTCAAGTACGACTCCGTGCACCGCACGTGGCCGGGCGAGGTGAAGTCCACGGACAAGGGCATCGTGGTGGACGGGCGTGAGATCGCCGTCACCGCGGAGAAGGACCCCACGGCGCTGCCCTGGAAGTCGATGAACGTGGACGTGGTGCTGGAGTGCACCGGCCGCTTCACCGGCCGCGAGGGCGCGGAGAAGCACCTCAAGGCGGGCGCCAAGAAGGTCATCATCTCCGCCCCGGCCAAGGGCCCGGACCTGACCATCGCGTACGGCATCAACCACGACCAGTACGACGCGTCCAAGCACCACATCGTGTCCAATGCCTCGTGCACCACCAACTGCCTGGCGCCCATCGCCAAGGTGCTGGTGGACAACTTCGGCATCGAGTCGGGCCTGATGACGACGGTGCACAGCTACACCAACGACCAGCGCATCCTGGACCTCACCCACGACGACATGCGCCGCGCCCGCGCCGCCGCGCTGTCCATGATCCCCACCAGCACCGGCGCCGCGAAGGCCATCGGCGAGGTCATCCCCTCGCTCAAGGGCAAGATGCACGGCATCTCCGTGCGCGTGCCCACCCCGAACGTGTCGCTGGTGGACCTGACGGTGAACACCACCCGGAAGGTCACCGCGGAGGAGGTCATCGAGGCGTACCGCAAGGCCGCCGCCGGTCCGCTCAAGGGCGTGCTGGAGTTCAGCGACGCGCAGACGGTGTCGGTGGACTACAACGGCAACCCGCACTCGGCCATCTTCGACTCCACCAACTGCTTCGTGATGGGCGACACCATGCTCAAGGTCATGGCCTGGTACGACAACGAGTGGGGCTTCTCCAACCGCATGGTCGACACGGCGAAGTTCCTCGTGTCCAAGGGCCTGTAG
- a CDS encoding phosphoglycerate kinase, translating into MIRYIDDLQLTGKRVFIRVDFNVPMDGRRITDDTRIREALPTIKRALEMGGKVILASHLGRPKGPDPKLSLEPVAQKLVELLGGKHEVILTDDSVGDGVKKQVKELKEGQVVLLENLRFHKEEEANDEAFSRELAALADVYVNDAFGTAHRAHASTAGMVPFVKERAAGFLMRKEIEYLGDKVLKNPAKPFVAILGGSKVSDKIKVIESLLPKVDALLVGGAMAYTFLKAQGIEVGKSRVEEGDKLALAAKLLDTAKRLKTPLVLPIDHIVGTGPTADSVAKETPDQVIPADMMGLDIGPKTRAMFTQRIRDAKTVVWNGPMGVFEVPKFAEGTKSVAVAMSINTQATTVIGGGDSAAAVEQMGYADKMSHVSTGGGASLEFLEGKELPGIKALETK; encoded by the coding sequence ATGATCCGCTACATCGATGACCTGCAGTTGACCGGCAAGCGCGTCTTCATCCGCGTGGACTTCAACGTCCCCATGGACGGCCGCCGCATCACCGACGACACCCGCATCCGCGAAGCGCTTCCGACCATCAAGCGCGCGCTGGAGATGGGCGGCAAGGTCATCCTGGCGTCCCACCTCGGTCGGCCCAAGGGCCCGGACCCGAAGCTGTCGCTGGAGCCGGTGGCCCAGAAGCTCGTGGAACTCCTGGGCGGCAAGCACGAGGTCATCCTCACGGATGACAGCGTGGGCGACGGCGTGAAGAAGCAGGTGAAGGAGCTGAAGGAGGGGCAGGTCGTCCTCCTGGAGAACCTGCGCTTCCACAAGGAAGAGGAGGCCAACGACGAGGCCTTCTCGCGCGAGCTGGCGGCGCTGGCGGACGTCTACGTCAACGACGCGTTCGGCACGGCGCACCGCGCGCACGCGTCCACGGCGGGCATGGTGCCGTTCGTGAAGGAGAGGGCGGCCGGCTTCCTGATGCGCAAGGAGATTGAGTACCTGGGCGACAAGGTGCTCAAGAACCCGGCGAAGCCCTTCGTGGCCATCCTGGGCGGCTCCAAGGTGAGCGACAAGATCAAGGTCATTGAGAGCCTGCTGCCCAAGGTGGACGCGCTGCTCGTGGGCGGCGCCATGGCCTACACCTTCCTCAAGGCGCAGGGCATCGAGGTCGGCAAGAGCCGGGTGGAGGAGGGCGACAAGCTGGCGCTGGCGGCGAAGCTGCTGGACACGGCGAAGCGGCTGAAGACGCCGCTGGTGCTGCCCATCGACCACATCGTCGGCACGGGGCCCACGGCGGACAGCGTGGCCAAGGAGACGCCCGACCAGGTCATCCCGGCGGACATGATGGGCCTGGACATCGGGCCCAAGACGCGCGCGATGTTCACGCAGCGCATCCGCGATGCGAAGACGGTGGTGTGGAACGGGCCCATGGGCGTCTTCGAGGTGCCGAAGTTCGCGGAAGGCACCAAGTCGGTGGCGGTGGCCATGTCCATCAACACGCAGGCCACGACGGTCATCGGCGGTGGTGACAGCGCCGCGGCGGTGGAGCAGATGGGCTACGCGGACAAGATGAGCCACGTGTCCACGGGCGGCGGGGCGTCGCTGGAGTTCCTGGAGGGCAAGGAACTGCCCGGCATCAAGGCGCTGGAGACGAAGTAG
- the tpiA gene encoding triose-phosphate isomerase — protein MASQARRKIVAGNWKMNKTVPEALALVRELRGAVAALGDTVEVVIAPPFVALQPLHIALEGAPIQLAAQNCHWEASGAFTGEVSAGMLVELGCAYVIVGHSERRQFFGETDATVNQRAKAVKAAGMTPIVCVGETLAEREANQTLAVVERQVRGALEGFSAADVATFVMAYEPVWAIGTGRTATTAQAQEVHAAIRGLLGRLYDEGTAGRVRIQYGGSVKPDNAAELLGQPDVDGALVGGASLKAADFVAIVKAAG, from the coding sequence ATGGCGTCCCAGGCTCGTCGGAAGATCGTCGCTGGCAACTGGAAGATGAACAAGACGGTGCCGGAGGCGCTCGCGCTGGTGCGCGAGCTGCGCGGCGCGGTGGCCGCGCTGGGGGACACGGTGGAGGTGGTGATCGCGCCTCCGTTCGTGGCGTTGCAGCCCCTGCACATCGCGCTGGAGGGCGCGCCCATCCAGCTGGCGGCGCAGAACTGCCACTGGGAGGCGTCCGGCGCGTTCACCGGAGAGGTCTCCGCGGGGATGCTGGTGGAGCTGGGGTGCGCCTACGTCATCGTGGGGCACTCGGAGCGCCGGCAGTTCTTCGGGGAGACGGACGCCACGGTGAACCAGCGGGCGAAGGCCGTGAAGGCCGCGGGCATGACGCCCATCGTCTGCGTGGGGGAGACGCTCGCTGAGCGCGAGGCGAACCAGACGCTGGCGGTGGTGGAGCGTCAGGTGCGCGGCGCGCTGGAGGGCTTCTCCGCGGCGGACGTGGCGACGTTCGTCATGGCGTACGAGCCGGTGTGGGCCATTGGCACGGGCCGGACGGCGACGACGGCGCAGGCGCAGGAGGTCCACGCGGCCATCCGGGGCCTGCTGGGCCGGCTGTACGACGAGGGGACGGCGGGGCGGGTGCGCATCCAGTACGGCGGCAGCGTGAAGCCGGACAACGCGGCGGAGCTGCTGGGCCAGCCGGACGTGGATGGGGCGCTGGTCGGGGGAGCGAGCCTCAAGGCGGCCGACTTCGTGGCCATCGTGAAGGCGGCGGGCTAA
- the secG gene encoding preprotein translocase subunit SecG: MLTFFTIVHVLLCVFMIFVILLQPGKDAGMGSALGGGAATSAFGGRGAVTFLSRLTGVFAGLFFLTSLGLSFVGLRGSVAAGGSVASPPPAASAPAATTPAPAAPGSVEQERTATPPAEGQPAPAPTTPAP; this comes from the coding sequence ATGCTGACTTTCTTTACGATCGTGCACGTCCTGCTCTGCGTGTTCATGATCTTCGTCATCTTGCTACAGCCGGGGAAGGACGCCGGCATGGGTTCCGCCCTGGGTGGCGGCGCCGCGACGAGCGCCTTCGGTGGGCGCGGAGCGGTGACCTTCCTGAGCAGGCTGACGGGCGTCTTCGCCGGCTTGTTCTTCCTGACGTCGCTGGGCCTGTCTTTCGTCGGCCTGCGCGGCTCCGTGGCTGCGGGGGGCTCGGTCGCATCGCCTCCTCCGGCGGCCTCGGCACCTGCGGCGACGACGCCCGCGCCTGCGGCTCCGGGCAGCGTCGAGCAGGAGCGTACGGCGACCCCGCCGGCCGAGGGCCAGCCGGCTCCCGCGCCGACGACTCCCGCGCCGTAA
- a CDS encoding IS3 family transposase (programmed frameshift) encodes MMEKKTHERAPEGPESKRRRRYSAEEKLRLVAECEAPGSNVSLVARKYGVNASLLFRWRQLKESGGVSGLQAGEAVVPESEVQALKAQVRELQRLLGKKTQEAEILRDAVELARGKKTIVARGLVQAGRHSVSAVARALAVARSTLHRPLSPRQPRRPDAQADAEVLEELKTVVGQRATYGYRRACAVLTRQRRAEGRPGVNHKRVYRLMRQGRLLLQRHTGKPTRTHDGQVVTLKSNLRWCSDGFEVRCWNGERVHVAFSLDCCDREAIAFQAAAQPPTALTIQDLMVETLEARFGPGTAKAPHPVEWLSDNGPVYTAKDTRDFGLGLGLRVCTTPSYSPQSNGMAEAFVKTFKRDYVYVNELYSAAHVLAQLPAWFDDYNRCHPHRGLKMKLPREFRTANSQP; translated from the exons ATGATGGAGAAGAAGACCCACGAGAGAGCCCCGGAGGGGCCCGAGAGCAAGCGCCGCCGCCGGTACTCGGCGGAGGAGAAGCTGCGTCTGGTGGCCGAGTGCGAGGCGCCGGGCAGCAACGTCTCCCTGGTGGCCCGCAAGTACGGCGTCAACGCCAGCCTGCTGTTCCGGTGGCGGCAGTTGAAGGAGTCGGGTGGCGTGTCGGGGCTGCAGGCCGGCGAAGCCGTGGTGCCCGAGTCCGAGGTCCAGGCGCTCAAGGCCCAGGTGCGCGAGCTGCAGCGGCTGCTGGGCAAGAAGACGCAGGAGGCCGAAATCCTCCGGGACGCGGTGGAGCTGGCGCGCG GAAAAAAAACTATTGTCGCCCGCGGCCTTGTCCAAGCTGGGAGGCATTCTGTGAGCGCGGTGGCCCGGGCCCTCGCGGTCGCCCGTTCCACGTTGCACCGCCCCCTTTCCCCTCGGCAGCCCCGCCGCCCGGACGCCCAGGCCGACGCCGAGGTCCTTGAGGAACTCAAGACCGTTGTCGGCCAGAGAGCCACCTACGGCTACCGCAGGGCGTGCGCTGTCCTCACCCGGCAGCGCCGAGCCGAGGGCAGGCCCGGCGTGAACCACAAGCGCGTCTACCGCCTCATGCGCCAGGGCCGACTGCTGCTGCAACGCCATACCGGCAAGCCGACGCGCACCCACGACGGCCAGGTGGTGACGCTCAAGTCCAACCTTCGCTGGTGCTCCGACGGCTTCGAGGTGCGCTGCTGGAATGGCGAGCGCGTCCACGTCGCCTTCAGCCTGGACTGCTGCGACCGCGAAGCCATCGCCTTCCAGGCAGCCGCCCAGCCGCCCACCGCGCTCACCATCCAGGACCTCATGGTCGAGACGCTCGAGGCCCGCTTCGGCCCGGGCACCGCCAAGGCGCCCCACCCGGTGGAGTGGCTGTCGGACAACGGCCCCGTCTACACCGCCAAGGACACCCGCGACTTCGGCCTGGGTCTCGGCCTGCGGGTGTGCACCACGCCCTCGTACTCCCCCCAGAGCAACGGCATGGCCGAGGCCTTCGTGAAGACTTTCAAGCGCGACTACGTGTACGTCAACGAGCTGTACTCCGCAGCCCATGTCCTGGCGCAGCTGCCCGCCTGGTTCGACGACTACAACCGCTGCCACCCTCACCGGGGCCTCAAGATGAAGTTACCCCGCGAGTTCCGTACTGCTAACTCTCAACCCTGA